The Gallus gallus isolate bGalGal1 chromosome 6, bGalGal1.mat.broiler.GRCg7b, whole genome shotgun sequence genomic interval tttttgttttctttttctttttttttctttctcccatccttaaaaaataaaataaataaaataaaatcctgtttCTGTAATTATAACACCGGCACCCCCGGCTGAGTTCTCAATAAAACCCGGATCCTGACATAAAACGCCACGCTGGAAAATAATGCGAGGGGACacaagggagaggaggaaagtcTCTAATTggttaaaatatgtttaaatcACTTCATAAAACCCAAGCAAAGCGAAGCAAATAATCCACctagcaaagcaaagaagcccGGCGATTTAGAATCAGTGTAATTCGCTCCCCCCCGACCGGCTCCCCCCCAGCTCCTCGCAGTATTTGATATGATGAATAACCCAATATAGGCCTTTAAAAATAGGTCACTGCATAAAGAGACTCCCAGAGAGCTATAAAAAATGGGAAGAGGGCGCTTTAAGGAGAGAAGCCATTTGCTTCTTTTGTGCTTCTTTGGTACCTACAGCGGCCTGGGAGCCGCCAGCCGAGGTGAGGAGGGAAAGTTGGGGCCGGAGCCGGCGTTGGGATCTCCTCCTGCAGCGCCCGGACCCCCCCGTCGAGCCGCGGGCTGTGTGCGGGGAGAACTgcgggacccccccccaccccacgggCCGGCCGTCCCCTCTCGGTCCCCGTGCTTTGTCTCCTGGCCCTACAACAAATTATaagccgccccccccccctcccccttccacGGGAGCCTCCAAACCGCGGGAGAGACCGCAGCCCCACACGCAGAAAGTTCCAGGGGGGGTCCGACCCCCCcacggccccgcgccccgctgCGGTGTAGGGCGCCGGGATACAGCAGCACCACAAATGCGGCGGAAGCGTACGGGCTTTACTGGAAAGGAAAGGTCTGCCTTACCTGGAGACACGTTCTCCCCTTCTTCCCCTCATTAAAACAGCAGAAGGGCTCCGGGTTGAGCCGGAGGGAGACgtttgaaataaagcagaagcCGAAATTTAGAGGagggagaaacaggaaaaggaaggaaaaaaaaaatctcgattaaaaaataataataaagtaaaagaattttttaaacGATGCCGccgtgtttttgttttgttattattattattcactCTGCCGTATTACCCCGATGCAATAAAGGCTGCTTtgtaatgtaatttaaaaatatatatgtccTAACAAATAGCAGGGCCCGAATATGACAAGTGCATTCAGCATTATAATTCAGCCGGGCTCCACCTCCATACCGCCTCCTAATTAATGGGTCTCCGAACTTGCAAAAGCCTGCATTGGACAGAGCGGGAGAGAGcgagcgagagagagagagggcgAAAAGTGTCATTGAAGATAATTGATTACCTCCCAATCAACAATAACTTGTTAGCAATAGTCAATTACCCCGTCTCTTCTCGCCTCTTTCCCCCCGGTCCGAGGGCTCGGTGCGAGGGCTGCTCTGCCCCTCTTCGAagtctcctttattttttttatacatttctatgtctcttttttcatttttcatttttgatttttaatttttgattaCGTGCCGGGGCGGTGTGGGGGGaatcctctcttttttttgggggggggggggggagggcagggaaagTGCAGCGATTTGGGGTGTTTCTTAAAATAGCAGCcgggaagaggaagagagagaggagggagagagggagagagagagagagaagagagagaagagagagagagagagagagagagagggaaaaaatccGCTCCCGAAGCCCCGGGACAGAGGCACGGCGCGACCACCTCCGGCGCGGGACCGacggccgctccgctccgcgcttCGCTCCCCGCGGCcgctcccccccctccccgacGTGGCCGCGGCCGGACCCGGAGCTGCGCTTCAACTTTTGCTCGCCGCCTCCCCGAGCTCTTCTCCCCGCGGCAGCGCATCCCCGGAGCGGGTGGGGAaggcagccccgcgccgcccggccCCACCATGACTTCCAAAGAAGAAGCCAAGCCTTCCTCGGGGGAAGAACGACGGAGGAGCCCTTTGGATCACCTCCCGCCTCCGGCTAACTCCAACAAACCCCTCACCCCTTTCAGCATCGAGGACATCCTCAACAAGCCGTCGGTGCGGAGGAGTTACGCGCTGTGCGGGACGGCCCACCTGCTGTCCGCCGCCGAGAAGCACCCCGCGGCCGGGCTGCCGCTGTCGGGCCGGGCGCTGCTCTCGCAGACGTCGCCGCTGTGCGCCCTGGAGGAGCTGGCCAGCAAAACCTTCAAGGGGCTGGAAGTCAGCGTGCTGCAGGCGGCCGAAGGTAAGGCGAAGAGGGGGCGCGGGGGTCCCGTCGGAGGGCGGCGGTGCGCGCAGCCGAGGGCGCGCGGAGGGGAGCGGGGGATCCGGGAGGGccggggaaggaggggggggggggggcggtttGTTCGGGGCGAGGTGGCAATGTGACGGCTCGTCGGCAGGAAGGGACGGGATGACGATCTTCGGGCAGCGGCAGACGCCGAAGAAGCGTCGGAAGTCTCGGACGGCCttcaccaaccaccagatctACGAGCTGGAGAAGCGTTTCCTCTACCAAAAATACCTGTCGCCGGCGGACCGGGACCAGATCGCCCAGCAGCTGGGGCTCACCAACGCCCAGGTCATCACCTGGTTCCAGAACCGCCGCGCCAAGCTCAAACGCGACCTGGAGGAGATGAAGGCCGACGTGGAGTCGGCCAAGAAGCTGGGCCCCAACCCCGCCGTGGACATCGTGGCCTTGGCCGAGCTGGAGCCCAGCGCCGAGGGTCGGGGCAAAGCGCGGCCCGgttccccgccgcccccccccgccaccCGGGAGCCcggcgccccgccgccgccccgccccgcctcgccccccACGGAGCGGCCCCGCAGCCGCCGGgacagcgaggaggaggaggacgaggaggaggaggacgtgGAGATCGACGTGGATGACTGAGGGGCGGCCGGCGggcctcccccccgccccccccctccccgcgcccccCAGCCCCGGCCCATCGCCCCGCTCTCCCCCCACACGCACCCCCGGCAAATCGAGAGCTCCAACCCGGCACCCCCggccccgggccgggccgctTCTCTCCTCGGTCACAGCAATAAGCGGCTGCGCTCACCCACACCGCAAACCCGTAGGGCGCAGAGTCGGTATATCCCTCCGCCCGTACATCTTTGGAATGGTGCAATTACGGACGGCttctgtataaatatttaaacgTATATACTggatttctttctcctccttcccccttcTTTTTGACGTTTCGGTTACGGTTTCTTTTCGTACCAGCTAACCACGGGCATTCTTCTATCCATAACCCGGCGCCAAGCCGAGTTCTGGGCTCCGAAACGACCCGCGTTCGGGGAAATTTGGGTGATCTTCAACCCGGCGACCGCACCAAATTCGCGACTTCTCCTTCCTTGCATGTCTCAAATGTGCACGAACCGATTctgtggggtttgttttttttcccccttaaaaaacaaaaaccacttaTTTTCCCCTTCACGATTTTGGGCACTTGGGGACGGGTTTTAACGCCAGCTGAAcgctctgccttttcttttcctgtttcgTTTTTTTCCTCCCCGGAGCACCGAGATTCGCTCCCCGTGCGATTTCTGCCTCCTTTTACCCATCCGAGGCTCTTTTTACcgggtttttttttccctgctatcGCTGCGCTTTTGTGAAGAAGCTGCCTTTCGTATTTTTGATATGAAGGTGGTAAGAAACGAAGCAGATCAAAAcgaaacgaaacaaaacaaaaagaataattaaaaaaaatcctaggattattttttactctttttagaAAATTTTTGCATGCTCCGGAAATAAAAAGGGCGACCCTCGAGATGGATCCATTTAAATATGACGctgtaaattaaaatcaaatgtaCAGATGTAAgatctgggcttttttttccccccttttccttttgtttgaaTTGTACGAACCCGACAGGCCTGCTATTTAAGTCCCGGTAGGGACAGTGTCGCTTTATTTACCGTCTCTTAGAATTGTACAGatagctctttttttctctctctctcttttttcttttttcttttttttcttttttttttttttttccgataCAATAAAATCTTTACCATTTTAATACACTCCCGACGTCCTTCTTTGCGAGCTGAGCCCCGGGCACCCCCACCCCGTTCGCATTTCAAGTTCCCGGAGCCGCAGCACCTGCGGGGAAGCCGCACCTGAGAGAACTTCCAGCCTTCGggctcctttttcttcttctccttccccccgAGGCGGGCGGTGCCGCTCTGTCCCCACCACGGGGCTGAGCGCCGCGCACCTCCGCACCCCCCGACGGCCAAAGcggaggggaaaggaaggggggaaaaCGGGAGAGGAAGGGGCCGTCCCCCACCCGCTGGGACAAAGGATGTGCGGCCGGGGGGAGCCGCCCGCTGCCGGCCTGAAGCTGCGCGGCTGCGGGGCGCGGGGATGGGAAACGGGCCCGTtacccccttcccccctccttcttttctctcctttctttctttttctatttctcctatcttttcttctttctttttaattttttttcctttcctcctccccatctcttttttattttttccttttttttttttcttttctttttttcttttacttatttatttatttcccctcctcccccaaatTTAGCCTCGGGAACGCCTTTCCCCTTTTTGGCAGAGTGACCCTCCTTCGCAGGCTCGCATCGCGTGTTTCTCCCTATTCTTCGCAAAATTTATGTGAGAAAGACAAATCTGGTGTACAGTGGCGCAGCTCCGCCGAGCCGTGCCCGGATAGCGCGGGGCTGCTTTGCGGGCTGGtctgctctccttttttttttcggTCCAGTTTCTCCGAGGCTAAATaaatctttctcctctttgAGAATGGATGGGGTTGTAATTTTTAGCGTAAAGCATGAAAACTGGGGACAAATGAGCCCTCTTCTCTGAAGTGACAAGCGACAATGGAGCATATACAGCCTCCTGCGGTTCGCCATGCTGAAACAAGCGTGCCCCTCCGCAGCACAGAGAAGGCGAGCGCTTGGAGACCATATGGTTTTTGAATTTTCTTCACAATTTCCAGACAATTTGATGGATTAGGTTAACCCTCCCTTCCACTGTTTAACTCCGCAAcaatgggagcagagctgttCTCCCTTCGTCGGGGCATCTGTGCGCTTCTATTCTTCTCGCTTTCTCTCTTGGTATTTGGAACAAGCCTATGAATTACAATGAAATCCACTTTTCTTTCGTATCGTTTGGAAGAGCACTTGTTTTCCGCCCCCacgcccccatcccccccttttttttattattattattttccccccTCCCGACGATAGCTTTGACTTCTGTCCAGATCCCTCGCAAAGCCTTCAATCTTGTCCTTAAGTGTTTTTATGCTAAACAGGCACATCGTAAATGCTGAGAAACTGTGACATTTATGTGAAGATCTAGTTAAAGggctttatttgtttgctttatctcttcttttttctccccattccctctccaccctccccccccccccccccccccccaacccccccccatcccctccctccACTCAGTCTTTTATCCTTTTGTCTTGGAATGGATTTAATGAGGCTGCAAACACTACAATTCAATATAaccaagaaattaaaagaaaaaaaggctcgGAGTTCATTTGGATTTGGGATCTATGGACTCCTGTGTGCAAACAGAGGCGACGCGGGGCCGAGCTTCTCGTTTGCCACACGTGGATGGGGCGGGCTGGTAAATAAAGCCTCCAACGAAGGGCTGCGGCGTGCTCCTTTGGCTCGGCCCTATTTGCAAACAGCCGGGATCGGGGCGATTGCCTTCGCGTACcgaaaataaaataaaataaagaaagaaagaaagaaagaaagggaaaaaaaaaccgaggaaaaaaaaataagcagctgGAATTGGGGTGGTTTCatttgagttaaaaaaaaaaaaaagaaaagaaaagaaaaaagaaaaaagaaaaaagaaagaaagaaatcttttatatattttcagcTTCAAACGCAAGGGCCGGCCTGTGCCCCCCGTTTGTCACGCATTGTTTCCCCTTGCTGGGTGGGCATTGCTCGGGGTTGGCCTCCCTCGCTGTGCAGGTGCCGTTCGGGCCGGGTGGGGTTCTTTATTTGTTCACCTTGttttaatctctctctctctgtctctccgCAGCAGCAGTAGGTGACAGCGCCGGATCGGGCCCTATGGGACTGACCCACCGCAGCCCCTCGGGCGGCTCCCAGCGCTGCTGCCGGAGGGCGAGGGCCGGCAAAACCCCTCCTGtacccccaaaccccaaagtGCCCGTAGCCCTGAACCAGCCGGTCTTGGGGGGGGCGGCATCCCAAGCAGCGGGCGGCGATCCCCTGCCCGGCCCCGGCGGATCTCTGGGTGGGCAGAACCTGTCCCGTTTTCCCACCCCTCTGTCTCCCCCAGGCAACGCTCCCCACCGCCGCGCCTGGCTCctcgctccccccccccccgcccccccacccGCCCCCCGGGATGCTGCGGCCCCGcgctggggcagagggatggagacTGGGGAGAATCGCCTTTCCCAAACGAATCTGCTCGCAGAGGCTGCGGCTTCGAGTGGGGAGAGAGGGG includes:
- the LBX1 gene encoding transcription factor LBX1, with the protein product MTSKEEAKPSSGEERRRSPLDHLPPPANSNKPLTPFSIEDILNKPSVRRSYALCGTAHLLSAAEKHPAAGLPLSGRALLSQTSPLCALEELASKTFKGLEVSVLQAAEGRDGMTIFGQRQTPKKRRKSRTAFTNHQIYELEKRFLYQKYLSPADRDQIAQQLGLTNAQVITWFQNRRAKLKRDLEEMKADVESAKKLGPNPAVDIVALAELEPSAEGRGKARPGSPPPPPATREPGAPPPPRPASPPTERPRSRRDSEEEEDEEEEDVEIDVDD